In the genome of Streptomyces fagopyri, the window CTACGTCGCGCCCCTGTGGCCCGACTCGGTCGCGCTCGCCGCACTCCAGGCCAGGGCGCTCATCGACGCGGGCGACACCGACGAACCCGCCCTCGCCGGTGTCGCGTCCCGCAGCCGCGCCTCGGCGGCCGCCAACTCCCACGCGCAGCTGCGGAGTCCGGTCGACCAGGGCGACTACGTCGTACGTCCGCTGCGGACCGGTGACTGCCCGCCGGTCGGGGACGGCGCCGCCGCGGTGATCCTCGCGGCCGGGGAACGGGCCCGTGAACTGTGCGAGCGGCCCGCCTGGATCCGAGGCATCGACCACCGGATCGAGGCCCACAGTCTCGGCGTGCGCGATCTGACCGACTCCCCGTCCACCCGCCTCGCCGCCGAGCGGGCCGGGGCCTTCGACCGGCCCGTGGACACCGCGGAACTGCACGCGCCCTTCACCTCGCAGGAGGTGGTCCTGCGCAAGGCCCTGCGGCTCGCCGACGACGTGGACGTCAACCCCTCCGGCGGAGCGCTCGCGGCCAACCCGGTCATGGTTGCCGGTCTCGTCCGCATCGGAGAGGCCGCCGCGCGCATCCACCGGGGCACCTCCGACCGGGCACTCGCCCACGCCACCTCCGGGCCCTGCCTCCAGCAGAACCTGGTCGCCGTACTCGAAGGGGATCCGCGATGAGCAAGGAGCCCGTGGCCGTCGTAGGCGTCGGCCAGACCAAACACGTGGCGGCGCGGCGGGACGTGTCGATCGCCGGCCTGGTCCGCGAGGCGGCCCGGCGGGCCCTGGCGGACGCGGAGCTGACATGGGCCGACATCGACGCCGTCGTCATCGGCAAGGCGCCGGACTTCTTCGAGGGCGTCATGATGCCGGAGCTGTACCTCGCCGACGCGCTCGGCGCCGTCGGCAAGCCGATGCTGCGCGTGCACACGGCCGGCTCCGTCGGCGGCTCGACCGCACTGGTCGCCACCAACCTCGTCGCCGGCCGCGTCCACGGCACCGTCCTGACCCTGGCCTACGAGAAGCAGTCCGAGTCGAACGCCATGTGGGGCCTGTCCCTGCCGATCCCCTTCCAGCAGCCGCTGCTGGCCGGAGCGGGCGGCTTCTTCGCGCCGCACGTACGCGCGTACATGCGGCGCACGGGCGCGCCCGACACCGTCGGCTCCCTGGTCGCGTACAAGGACCGCCGCAACGCGCTCAAGAACCCCTACGCGCACCTGCACGAGCACGACATCACCCTGGAGAAGGTCCAGGCCTCCCCGATGCTCTGGGACCCGATCCGCTACTCGGAGACCTGCCCGTCCTCGGACGGCGCCTGCGCCATGATCCTCACCGACCGCGCGGGCGCGGCCCGTTCACCGCGTCCGCCCGCGTGGCTGCACGGCGGCGCGATGCGCAGCGAACCCACCCTGTTCGCCGGCAAGGACTGCGTCTCGCCGCGGGCGGGCAAGGACTGCGCGGCCGACGTCTACCGGCAGGCGGGCATCGCGGACCCGCGCCGGGACATCGACGCGGTGGAAATGTACGTACCTTTCTCCTGGTACGAACCCATGTGGCTGGAGAACCTCGGCTTCGCCGACGAGGGCGAGGGGTGGAAACTCACGGAATCCGGGGTGACCGAGCTCGACGGGGACCTGCCCGTCAACATGTCGGGCGGCGTACTCTCCACCAATCCGATCGGCGCCTCCGGGATGATCCGCTTCGCGGAAGCGGCGCTCCAGGTCCGCGGACAGGCGGGAGAACACCAGGTGGAAGGGGCTCGCAGGGTGCTGGGGCACGCCTACGGAGGCGGCTCCCAGTTCTTCTCGATGTGGCTCGTCGGGGCCGAGCCGCCCAGCTCCTGAAACCGTCCCCCTCACGTGGCCTGTCCGCCACCGGAACCGGTCGCTAGGCTGGCCGCGGACGACGAACCGGGAGGAGCACGGACGTGGCCGAGAGCACCATCGAGCAACACCCGCTCGCGGGCTGGGACAAGCCTGAGCTGGACCTGAGCAACGCCGAATGGCAGTCCAGCAGCCGAGGGCGAGGTGACGTCCAGATCGCCTTTGTCGAGGGCTTCATCGCGATGCGCAACAGCGGCCGCGCCGAGAGCCCTTCCTTGATCTTCACGCCCGCCGAGTGGGGCGCGTTCGTGTCGGGAGCCCGCGAGGGCGAGTTCGACCTGACCTGAGCCGACGCCTCGCACGAGGAGAAGGAACACGCGAGCGGTGACCCCGTCCCCGGGCCGGTACCGAGCCCTGCCGGACCCGGGAGGGGCCGGCACCCGCGCCCGGCCGAAAACGACTGTCGCCGGCGAACGGCTGTTCCCCGCGCGGCCCTTCGGCTGGGCGCGCCCGCACAGGGAACGACGCACTCCGGCGTGCCGAAACGGTGCGCGGGAGGCCCGTCACCGCCACCGGCACGGGAACTCGCCCGGCGCCAAGCGCGATTGACCGAAAGATCCGCTTGTCAGCGACCGGAAGGGCTCCCTGGAAGGCGCCATCGGCGTACGCTGAGGTGCCTGGAGGTCACGGTGCGCACCCGCTCCCCGCGCAGGACGCACCACCGTGACCAGGGGGTGGAGGATGGGACAGCGCAGCGTACGCAGCAGAAGGACGCTCTTCGAACGGGAGAGTGAACTCGCGTCCGTCGAGGAGGCGTTGAGCGAGCTCACCGGTCTGCGCAAGGACGGCTCCGAAGGACCCGAGCGGCCCCGCGGCGCGCTCCTCGCCTTCGCCGGACGCGCCGGGATCGGCAAGACGACGCTGCTCGCCGAGGTGCGGCGGCGCTCCGCGGCCAAGGGCTGCACCGTGCTGTCCGCCCGCGGCGGCGAGCAGGAACAGGGCGTCGCCTTCCACGTCGCCCGTCAGCTCCTGCAACCGCATCTCGCCGGGTTCGCGGAGGCCGAACTCCGGGCCTCGCTCGGGAGCTGGTACGCCATCGTCGGACCCGCGCTCGGCCTGTGCGCAGCCTCCGAGGGAGCCCCGCCCGACCAGCAGGGTCTGCGGGCCGGCCTCGACTGGGTCCTCACCCACCTCGCCGTGCAGCGCGCCCCGATGGTGCTCGTCCTCGACGACGCGCACTGGGCCGACCCCGAGTCGCTCAGCTGGCTGGCCGCCTTCGCACCGCGCGCCGAGGAACTCCCGCTGCTGCTCGTCGTCGGCTACCGTCCCGACGAACTCCCGGACCACGCCGAGTCGTTCAGGGTCCTGCCGGGGCGCGCGGGACAGCGCCCCGTCGACCTCGAACCGCTCAGCGCCGCCGCCGTCGCACGGCTGGTGCGCGAGGACCTCGGCGCCCAGGCCGACGACGCGTTCTGCCGGGAATGCTGGGCGGTCACCGCGGGCAACCCCTTCGAGGCGGTGGAACTGACCGCGAAGGTGCGCGACCGCGGACTCGTCCCGACGGAGGCCGGCGCGCACCTGCTGCGCGACCTCGCCGCCGCCGTCAAGGGCAGCGGCCTGATCGCCCGCCTCGAACGCCTGGGCACGTCCACCGTCCGCTTCGCCTGGGCCTGTGCGGTGCTCGGCACGGAGATCTCCCCGGCCCTGGCCGCCGCCGTCGCCGGACTCGGCTCGGAGGAGGCCGCCGACGCGGCGGACGCGCTGCGCGGCGCCCGTATCCTCACCGGCGCCGACACCCTGGAGTTCGTGCACCCGCTGGTCGCCACCGCCGTCTACCGGGCCATCCCCGGCGGTGTCCGCGTGGCCCTGCACGGCCAGGCCGCGTGGTGCGTGATCAACGAGGGTCTCGGACCCTCCGCCGCCGCCCGCCATCTCATGGAGAGCCACCCCGACGGCGACGTCTGGGTCGTCCAGCAGCTGCGCGCCGCCGCCCGTGAGACCCAGCGCGCCGGCGCCCCGGACGCGGCCCGCCGCTACCTCGCCCGCGCGCTGCGCGAACCGCCGCCGTTCGAGGAGCGCGCGGCCGTTCTGTACGAATTGGGCTGCGCCTCCCTGCTCACCGAACCGGCGACCACCGTCAACCACCTCAGGGCCGCCCTCGAGGAACCCATCACCGACCCCGAGCTGCGCCACCACGTCGTCTACCGGCTCTCCCAGGTCCTCGCCCACAGCGACCGGCTCGCCGAGGCGTCCGAGACGCTCGCCCGGGAGAGCCGGATGGCCGCGGACGCCCGGGTACGACTGCGCATGCAGTCCGAGCAGTTCATGTGGGACGCGTTCCGGGCCGACGAACCCGACTCGCCCGCCCGCTCGCGCCGCCTGACGCGCCTCGCCGACCGGCTGACCGGCCGCGACCTCACCGAGCGCTATGTCATCGGCCTGCGCGCCTGGGACGCCACGCTGCGCGGCGAACCCGCCCACATCGCCCTGGAGCACGCCGAACGCGCCCTCGCCGGCGGACTGGGCTGGGCGGAGGCTGACCGCGGCTTCGAAGTGCCCATCCTGGTCGCCCTCACCTTCATGTACGCGGACCGCCCGGGCCGCACCGAGGAACTGTTCGCCGCCGGCATCGCCGACTTCGAGAGCCAGGGCTGGCACGGCGCCCACCTCTCCTTCGGCTACACGATCCTCGCGTACGTCCGCTACCGCCGCGGCCGGCTCGCCGAGGCCGAGGACTTCGTCCGCGCCGGCCTGCGGCTCGCCGAGCGCGTCGGGCCCGGCACCCCCGTCCACTGGTACGCCGTCGCCACCCTCGTCGAGATCCTGCTGGCCCGCGGCCGGGTCGACGAGGCCACGCGGACCGCCGAGGAGTACGCGTTCGGGGCACCCTTCCCGGCCGCCGTGACCTTCCCCGACGCGCAGATCGTGTACGGCCAACTGCTGCTCGCCCGCGGCCTCACCAAGGAGGCCGCCGCCGAGCTGGCGTCGGCCGGCCGCCGCCTCGACCCACGCGGCATCCGCAACCCCTCCTGGTGCCCGTGGCAGCTCCACCTCGCCCGCGCCGAGAGCCACGACGCACCGGAGCGCGCCGTCGCCACCGCGCTCGAAGCGGTGCAGCGCGCCCGCCAGTACGGCGCACCCTCGGCGATCGGCCAGGCACTGCGGGCCGCCGCCGAGGTCTCCTCGGGCTCGAACCGCGTCAAACTGCTCGAAGAATCCGTGAGCCACCTGGAGCGCTCCCCGGCCGCCTACGAACTCGCGTGCGCGCTGGTCGCCCTGGGCACCGAACTGCGCCGCTCGGGCCGCCCCAAGGAGGCCGCCGAACACCTGTACCGAGGGCTCGACGCGGCCGTCCAGTGCGGTGCCGACGGGCTCGTCGAAGAGGCCCGTGACGAGCTGGCGGCCGCCGGGCTGCGCCCGCGCAGACTGCACAGCACCGAGACGGACACCCTCACCGCCCGGGAACGCGCGGCGGCCGTGCTCACCGCACGGGGGCGCACCGCGGACCAGGTCGCCGAGGAACTGCACGTCGACGAGCAGTCCGTCGTCCGGCTGCTGTCGGCGGTCTACCGGAAGGTGGGCACGGACCGTTCGGGCCTCGTGGCGGCGCTCGGCGTGTCGACCGGATAGCCCCGCGCGGCAGGCGCCCCCGGGACCCGGGCGGCGGCCGGACACGTACCATTGCGGCATGTCCTTCCTCCGCCGCCGCAGCGCCACGCCCGCCGGTCCCGACTTCGACGTTCTGGCCATGGATCCGGGCGACTGGCCGGGCAATCTCGGCGCGGGCCTGCTGCCCGCACCCGACGGCAGCTGCCAGGGTGTCTTCCTGCGCTACGACCTCTTCGGCGGGCGCGGCCCGGCGATGATCATCGGCAATCTGCCCGAGGGTTCGCCGGCCCGGGAGGTCGAGGAGGGAGAGATCCCGTTCGAGGTCGCCCAGCTCCTCCTGGCGCTGGAGAACGACGAGGAGGTCACCGTCACCGGTGTCGAGGACATGCCGGTGATGCAGGGTGACAACCTCCTCATCGTGCGCCGTCTCAAGCTCTCCG includes:
- a CDS encoding thiolase domain-containing protein produces the protein MRPIRDVAVIAFGQTDHRRTSDDLSEVEMLMPVLHEVLDRTGLKTSDIDFTCSGSTDYLAGRAFSFTMALDGVGAWPPISESHVEMDGAWALYEAWTKLLTGDADTALVYAYGKSSPGSVRDVLTRQLDPYYVAPLWPDSVALAALQARALIDAGDTDEPALAGVASRSRASAAANSHAQLRSPVDQGDYVVRPLRTGDCPPVGDGAAAVILAAGERARELCERPAWIRGIDHRIEAHSLGVRDLTDSPSTRLAAERAGAFDRPVDTAELHAPFTSQEVVLRKALRLADDVDVNPSGGALAANPVMVAGLVRIGEAAARIHRGTSDRALAHATSGPCLQQNLVAVLEGDPR
- a CDS encoding ATP-binding protein gives rise to the protein MGQRSVRSRRTLFERESELASVEEALSELTGLRKDGSEGPERPRGALLAFAGRAGIGKTTLLAEVRRRSAAKGCTVLSARGGEQEQGVAFHVARQLLQPHLAGFAEAELRASLGSWYAIVGPALGLCAASEGAPPDQQGLRAGLDWVLTHLAVQRAPMVLVLDDAHWADPESLSWLAAFAPRAEELPLLLVVGYRPDELPDHAESFRVLPGRAGQRPVDLEPLSAAAVARLVREDLGAQADDAFCRECWAVTAGNPFEAVELTAKVRDRGLVPTEAGAHLLRDLAAAVKGSGLIARLERLGTSTVRFAWACAVLGTEISPALAAAVAGLGSEEAADAADALRGARILTGADTLEFVHPLVATAVYRAIPGGVRVALHGQAAWCVINEGLGPSAAARHLMESHPDGDVWVVQQLRAAARETQRAGAPDAARRYLARALREPPPFEERAAVLYELGCASLLTEPATTVNHLRAALEEPITDPELRHHVVYRLSQVLAHSDRLAEASETLARESRMAADARVRLRMQSEQFMWDAFRADEPDSPARSRRLTRLADRLTGRDLTERYVIGLRAWDATLRGEPAHIALEHAERALAGGLGWAEADRGFEVPILVALTFMYADRPGRTEELFAAGIADFESQGWHGAHLSFGYTILAYVRYRRGRLAEAEDFVRAGLRLAERVGPGTPVHWYAVATLVEILLARGRVDEATRTAEEYAFGAPFPAAVTFPDAQIVYGQLLLARGLTKEAAAELASAGRRLDPRGIRNPSWCPWQLHLARAESHDAPERAVATALEAVQRARQYGAPSAIGQALRAAAEVSSGSNRVKLLEESVSHLERSPAAYELACALVALGTELRRSGRPKEAAEHLYRGLDAAVQCGADGLVEEARDELAAAGLRPRRLHSTETDTLTARERAAAVLTARGRTADQVAEELHVDEQSVVRLLSAVYRKVGTDRSGLVAALGVSTG
- a CDS encoding DUF397 domain-containing protein; this encodes MAESTIEQHPLAGWDKPELDLSNAEWQSSSRGRGDVQIAFVEGFIAMRNSGRAESPSLIFTPAEWGAFVSGAREGEFDLT
- a CDS encoding thiolase domain-containing protein, yielding MSKEPVAVVGVGQTKHVAARRDVSIAGLVREAARRALADAELTWADIDAVVIGKAPDFFEGVMMPELYLADALGAVGKPMLRVHTAGSVGGSTALVATNLVAGRVHGTVLTLAYEKQSESNAMWGLSLPIPFQQPLLAGAGGFFAPHVRAYMRRTGAPDTVGSLVAYKDRRNALKNPYAHLHEHDITLEKVQASPMLWDPIRYSETCPSSDGACAMILTDRAGAARSPRPPAWLHGGAMRSEPTLFAGKDCVSPRAGKDCAADVYRQAGIADPRRDIDAVEMYVPFSWYEPMWLENLGFADEGEGWKLTESGVTELDGDLPVNMSGGVLSTNPIGASGMIRFAEAALQVRGQAGEHQVEGARRVLGHAYGGGSQFFSMWLVGAEPPSS